CGCCAACAACATATCCGACCTCACCCCTCTCCCCACCGACAGCCTCCTCATCGTCCCCGTCCCCTGTTCCTGCTCCTCCAGTTACTACCAGCACAACGCCTCCTACACCCTCAAATCCCGGGACGAGACCTACTTCTATGTCGCCAACAACACCTACCAGTCCCTCTCCACCTGCCAAGCCCTCATGGCGCAGAACCCCTACGATCTCCACCACCTCCTCCCCAAAATGACGCTCGCCGTCCCCCTCCGCTGCGCCTGCCCCACTCCCTCCCAGACCGCCGCCGGCTTCACGTCCCTCCTCACCTACCTCCTCCGTCAGGGGGAGGACGCCAACTCCATTGCTGCCAAGTTTGCAGACGCTGGAGCCGACGTCCCCGCCATCATGAATGCTAACATGCTCAACCAAACCTCAACCATCTTCTACTTCACTCCACTCCTCGTCCCTCTCAAAACCGAGCCAACTCTCCAaaacaccaacaccaacaccacCCCTACCCCCTCCCCTCCACAGCCTCTCCCCCCAACCAACCCTGACTCTTCCCACAAGTGGATTTTCATCGGTGTGGGAATTGGGGCTGCTCTTTTGGTAATCCTTTCCGTGATCGCTCTAGTTTGGTTATTTCGCCATCGCCGCCGCAGCCACAAATCCTCCAATCCTCTGCCTACAGAGGAGGCGCCGCTGCCATTGTCAGAGTTATCCCAAGGCATCCGGAGCGCAATGGAAACTCTGAGCTTATATAAACTGGAGGAATTGGAGATTGCCACGAACTCCTTTGCAGAATCCAACAGAATTGCAGGAAGCTCAGTGTACCATGGCTGGTTCAACGGCAATGAGGCCGTGGTGAAGGTAATAAAAGAAGACGTCTCGGGCGAGATCAATACGCTGAGACAGATAAACCATTCCCGCATCATCAGGCTGTCGGGCTTCTGCCTTCACCAGGGCACCACCTATCTCGTCTACGAGTACGCCCACAACGGCTCTCTCAAGGATTGGCTGCACAAGCCTCGCCTTGA
This sequence is a window from Salvia splendens isolate huo1 chromosome 14, SspV2, whole genome shotgun sequence. Protein-coding genes within it:
- the LOC121765493 gene encoding protein LYK5-like, translated to MAMAMAMAFLRDVVVVLVVSLAVQAEAQQSYVNNKQLNCEQSPNTTLGFVCNAATSCTAYLTFRSTPTYNTPVTIAYLLSANASQIATANNISDLTPLPTDSLLIVPVPCSCSSSYYQHNASYTLKSRDETYFYVANNTYQSLSTCQALMAQNPYDLHHLLPKMTLAVPLRCACPTPSQTAAGFTSLLTYLLRQGEDANSIAAKFADAGADVPAIMNANMLNQTSTIFYFTPLLVPLKTEPTLQNTNTNTTPTPSPPQPLPPTNPDSSHKWIFIGVGIGAALLVILSVIALVWLFRHRRRSHKSSNPLPTEEAPLPLSELSQGIRSAMETLSLYKLEELEIATNSFAESNRIAGSSVYHGWFNGNEAVVKVIKEDVSGEINTLRQINHSRIIRLSGFCLHQGTTYLVYEYAHNGSLKDWLHKPRLDWKQRLQIAYDVADALNYLHNFTNPPYIHKNLTTANILLDSNMRAKLANFRLARALEFDKVTTRHVVGAQGYMAPEYIETGLLTPKLDVFSFGVVMLELLSGREAAADKLHESIGLVLSGDNVRDKLQGFMDPNLDYPLELAYSVAQFAHSCVAHNLDVRPPISEVLLALSALLSSSTDWEEDTSLTFTD